From a region of the Phaseolus vulgaris cultivar G19833 chromosome 6, P. vulgaris v2.0, whole genome shotgun sequence genome:
- the LOC137831226 gene encoding calcium-dependent protein kinase 2-like, translating into MGCCLTKDSEPERNGYRHPATGGMHTQKTHEPLVNQSRAPANQPYHLQEKHAASSAQTVPQMPWKPSGPAPSPKPVVGVKQDTILGKQFEDVKQFYTLGKELGRGQFGVTYLCTENSTGMQYACKSISKRKLVSKSDKEDIKREIQIMQHLSGQPNIVEFKGAYEDRQSVHVVMELCAGGELFDRIIAKGHYSERAAASICRQIVNVVNICHFMGVMHRDLKPENFLLSSRDENALLKATDFGLSVFIEEGKVYRDIVGSAYYVAPEVLRRRCGKEIDIWSAGVILYILLSGVPPFWAESEKGIFDAILEGHIDFESQPWPNISNSAKDLVRKMLIPDPKKRITSAQVLDHPWIKDGNAPDKPIDSAVLSRMKQFRAMNKLKKLALKVIAENMSAEEIQGLKAMFTNMDTDKSGTITYEELKAGLHRLGSKLTEAEVKQLMEAADVDGNGSIDYIEFITATMHRHKLERDDQLFKAFQYFDKDNSGYITRDELESAMKEYGMGDDATIKEIISEVDTIISEVDTDHDGRINYEEFSAMMKSGNQQCKLF; encoded by the exons ATGGGTTGTTGTCTAACTAAAGATTCAGAGCCAGAACGCAATGGTTATAGACATCCTGCGACTGGTGGTATGCACACCCAGAAGACTCATGAACCTTTGGTCAACCAATCAAGAGCACCTGCAAATCAACCATATCATTTACAGGAAAAGCATGCTGCATCCTCTGCTCAGACAGTGCCTCAGATGCCATGGAAGCCTTCTGGTCCTGCCCCTAGTCCTAAACCTGTGGTTGGTGTTAAGCAAGACACAATTCTAGGGAAGCAGTTTGAGGATGTGAAGCAGTTCTACACACTTGGGAAGGAATTGGGTAGAGGGCAATTTGGGGTGACATATCTTTGCACTGAGAATTCAACTGGGATGCAGTATGCCTGCAAGTCTATTTCTAAGAGGAAACTTGTGAGTAAATCTGATAAGGAGGATATAAAGAGGGAGATTCAGATTATGCAGCATTTGAGTGGGCAACCCAACATTGTTGAGTTCAAAGGGGCTTATGAGGACAGGCAATCAGTTCATGTTGTGATGGAGCTGTGTGCTGGTGGGGAGCTTTTTGATAGGATTATTGCCAAGGGGCATTACAGTGAGAGGGCTGCTGCTTCAATATGCAGACAAATTGTAAATGTAGTTAATATCTGCCATTTCATGGGTGTGATGCATAGGGATCTGAAGCCAGAGAATTTCTTGTTATCTAGTAGGGATGAAAATGCACTACTCAAGGCAACAGATTTTGGTTTGTCCGTTTTCATTGAAGAAG GAAAGGTATATCGGGATATAGTTGGTAGTGCTTACTATGTTGCTCCTGAAGTTCTGCGGCGCAGATGTGGGAAGGAAATAGATATATGGAGTGCAGGAGTCATACTGTATATCTTACTTAGTGGAGTCCCTCCATTTTGGGCTG AGTCTGAGAAGGGAATATTTGATGCCATATTGGAAGGTCACATTGATTTTGAAAGTCAACCATGGCCAAACATTTCAAACAGTGCCAAAGATCTTGTTCGTAAGATGCTTATACCGGATCCAAAGAAACGCATTACCTCTGCTCAAGTTCTCG ACCACCCATGGATTAAAGATGGAAATGCTCCAGACAAGCCAATAGACAGTGCAGTCCTTTCCAGAATGAAGCAATTCAGAGCAATGAATAAACTAAAGAAACTTGCCCTCAAG GTCATTGCTGAGAATATGTCTGCAGAAGAGATCCAAGGTTTAAAGGCAATGTTTACAAATATGGACACTGACAAGAGTGGTACAATCACCTATGAAGAACTAAAGGCAGGATTGCATAGACTTGGCTCAAAGCTTACAGAGGCTGAAGTGAAACAGCTTATGGAAGCT GCTGATGTAGATGGAAATGGCTCAATTGACTACATAGAATTTATCACAGCTACAATGCATAGACACAAGTTAGAAAGAGATGACCAACTCTTCAAGGCCTTCCAATATTTTGATAAAGACAACAGTGG GTATATTACAAGGGATGAACTGGAATCAGCCATGAAAGAATATGGTATGGGTGACGATGCCACGATCAAGGAAATCATATCTGAAGTTGATACAATTATCTCTGAAGTGGATACAGATCAT GATGGTAGAATCAACTATGAAGAATTCTCTGCAATGATGAAGAGTGGAAACCAACAATGCAAGCTATTCTAA